GTCTGTCCGCCTTTCCTTCCTCCAAACAACAGCGGAAACATCATTCAGGGAAGTCCGTCCTTCACTCTGACTGCTCACCACAGTGTGCACCAACACAACCATCCCACTGCTCTGTGAGGAGTTCAATCACTTGTAAGGCAGTTAGTGAGTTTATCACTTAAGTCCATTATTCCCATTCACTGTCAGCATCATTGTTCCCAGTGGATGCCCCATTGAGTAGGTCTAGCATTACTCACACTACTAGCACTTCCTATACTATTTCCTCGAGTTTGACAGTGTGTGAGTAGGCAAGAaacgcgtgcacgcacacacacacacacacggcagggTAAGGGAAGAATGAGGGGAAGTGAGGGATCTCCTCCAGGCCTTTTAGGGCCTTTTCAACAAGCTGTGAAGTAGACAAAAGCCCAATTTACAAATAATTCAGCACAGTCCTCCTGCATCAAATAACCAATAATGAGAGTTCAGCGAATCAGTCCTAAACGTCACAGTCAGAAAAATCAAAGTTAACATGGAATTATCCTCTGGCAGGTTTCCACTCACTGATAACTTTGGGAAAATCCCTTCTACTGACTTTTCAGGAAGTTTGGAAGAATCATTTGGCAGCATAAAGAAACATTGGAGTAGGTATCAATgttcaaattaataaaacacaattattcATACAAAAAGTGATACTTATGTCGAATAACAGAGAAGCAATTTACAAAGTATCctacattttctgcaaaaaaacattaataatttacCACATATCAGggcaaaatatgtttgtgtttctagatttctattaaatttgttttctgaagaaaaaaaaatctgtacttTTCTCAAAATGTGAAGATCTTTGACAATGACAATGGGATGTATATGAATGAAATTGTATGCATATGCGAATATATAGTGAATTTATATAGCCTTTACTGTGTCAATAAATATCAGGCATATCATTGTAAGGTGGgttattgtatatatttcttatatttctCATATATTTCTCATTATTTAGTCATTTCATTAGTCTTTGCATTCTTCAGAAACATTTAAAGCCTACAGAAGTTGAAAATGAGTGGCCACAATAACTGTGACAAGATAAGTCCTTACATGTAATTtgtaattatcatttttttgacaaaaattggAACAactttttttacaacaacaaaaggagactgctttgattttctttttttatatatacctACGGACTGCTACAGTTAATACAAATTATAGAGCTAGTCACTGTGACGTGACACTAATCTTTTAGatttgaagataaaaaatattttgggtcACATGTATGCAGATATTAATTGGACAGTATTTTACAATAACAAGTTTCATATGCTTTTTCGTTGAACAAAAGGAAATGACCGGTCCCACCACATGGATCTGCGGAGCGCACCCAGGGCGACCTGCGGACCGCTTCAGCAATAACCGCAGATTAACCCTGATTTCCTCTCGGTGGATCTTTTTCCGTCAAGGTCGCGAACCCCACGTTCGTTTATATCAGAACTTCCATTTGACAAACTCATCAGTCGCAGGAAACAACGCCCTGCGCGCGTCCATTGAACCGGAGCCAAACGCGCGAGGAGCTCGGCCACGTCAGGTCCGCATTATCCAAACAAGTGTCCCGCAGGATAGCGCTTATCGCCCTCACTGCGCCCGGTGCCAACAGCTTCACAAGGTGAGCCGCGTCAGACAAACGACGGCACCGACCACTTATCTGAccgagcacgcacacacgcacgcacaacacacacacacacgcaccacggCCACAGCAAGATAGGGATTTGTgcgtcttttgttttgttccaaagAGAAGGGCTGACTGTTCTGCTGACTGTTTGTggggaataaaaacaacattcgTGCACATGTTGCCTCTTTCTAGAGTTTGCATCGGTTTCCTCCTCGGCTTACCAAGTTAATTCAGTTACCAAGTATCTAAATATAGGAATAAATAAGacctttaaaacatttcaagtcGGTACGGACACCAGCTCCAGCCTTCTCCGCAGGTGCTCCGTGCGCCGCGCACCAAGCGCAGACGCAGCAGAAGTTACTCACCTTTTGCCAACACACCATACAATCCACAAAACAGGCAGACGAGAGCGCAGTTCATCATGTCTCCGATGCAGCGAGTGGCCTTCAATTATAAAacacgattttttttttttattccttctccCCAAACGAGTGTACAGACTTCGGACGCCCCGGCGCGTCCGGCTGCTGCGCTCAGCGCCGATGGTCAGTGAGTCGGAGACGGTCGGTTTTCCCGAGGAGAGCTGCGGGAGATCACGCAACAGGACACCGCGCTTGAACTCCAGTGCAACTTTTTCCCATCGTTTAGTGGGATAGCGGCGCTGATTTATACAGTTCCCACAGTGCAGCCACCGGATGGCGGACTTCCGCGACGTCCAGCGACACACCCGAGGGCGTAACAGCCGTCTCCCCTTTTAGCTCTCCACCAGTGAGGTGTCGCTGAGATATGTAGCATCCGAAATATCCCCTTTTGACTAGATGTGCAGGATGCTGGCATACATTAAATAGTTCTTCTGAAAGTTGTCCTATCACCAGAATGGGATGTTGCACCATGTATCACAGAGGATGCGCACGGGGCCATGGGTCTGGAGTGGTACACGGGGTGATCAGCACGTAGGCGCCGGCGTGAACGGAAGGTGTCCTGATCAACAGACATGCCAGTCACGCTTCTCTCGTTTCTGACTCACATCTGTAAATCTTTATCCAAAGGATAACAAAACTAAAAGGGACTGGGCCTCTTGGAAGAGCACGTCACACAATCCGCAACGAGATCAAAAATGCTGatttcaccagcagaggacaGCTACTGCGACCTGCGTTTACAGCCCTTAGGTATTATGTGATATGTATAAAAATTGCTGGTAGTCAGACTCCAAATTACTGTGGACCTGTCGCCTCATAATCCTTTCAGGCAAAGGCACCAATTACAAGTGAATCAGTAGACACCTCCTCGCTCAGAGTCGAGGGCAAAATGTACAAAGGTCTGCACGAGAAACACATGCCTGACCTCCTGCGTTGGAAAATGATGTCTTTAATGTAAAGTCATGTAGTCTTATATCATTCAGGAACCCTTTTGGGGTGAAGTGCATCCCTCCATCAGGAGATACAGTGAAGAGCCAATAGTACAGATTGGCcagcgggtggtggtggtggtgtgagcAGGATGAGAGCAGCAGATCCAGGAAAATGTAAGTGTGTCTGCTTAAAAATGTTTGAGAGGGTTTTCACCTGATAATCGTATTTATTCCTTACACACCAGCGTCAGCTGCGTTGTGGTTTTAGGCAGGGCTGTGATAGAGCTCTCCATGGAACATGAAGAACTGAGAGAAGGAGGCACCGTCAGGATAAATTAAAACATCACAGTAAATgttaaatgcaaaatatatcACCACCTCCTATTGTGGGATTATCCACTGcactacagtatatgtatatatatatatatttgacataaGGCTACGACTCAGATAAACGCATGATATacaaatgcacatgcacactcacacagtacaaaaacaacacatacagAGTCGTGAacgcacatgtacagtacatacgaATGGAGATGAGGGCAAAATACACAGTTACATACTTGTGAGGAGAGAACTTGTTCCACATTCACTTAAAAGCACTCATCGGATTTCTGTTGGCAACACCCAACATGGTCACCAACAATGTAGCTGGGACAGGAAAACGAGGAAGGGTACAGCGCGACGTCTGGAAACCTGTAGTTCATTGGCTAGAGAAACACACCCAGGAGAACCTGGCTAGACACTCACAGTAGGTAGTGTCCCATCGAACAGCAACAGGCTGGTCTTTGGTGCAGATTGATGAGACTTGTAGATACTATTACTCTTTCAAAATTGTGGATGACAACAGCGGTTTTATAGTTTaatagtatttttctttttttttctgaaagcagaACAGTTAAACCCGATTCCCATCTGGATTCGTGCTCTTGCTCCTAGAAGAAGTTGTGCTTTTAGTTGCAAGGAGACACCGTTTTAACAGAGGTgagagtgaggagaagagagacaatTGGAAAAAGTTGTTGATTAAGCATAAGGCATTAGGGTGTGGTGTCTGGAATGACCTGATTTTTACCATAATTTTCCTGTTactcattttttaatgaattaaatttttCTCTTAAAATAATCAGTGTCAGGTACGTTGCatataatacaaaataagacattttgGATCCTAATATAAGGGAGCCATTACCAATATTTTTGCTGATACCAACAATTACTGACCCTTCACTTACATGAGCAGACAGCAAAAACAGTATAGTGTGTAATCTTTGCATCATAAAGTTTGTATTCTAAGTGAGGCACTCCAAATTCAAACCAAATTCTAATTATTACGTGCAACGACCCAGGACCATGTTCAGTTAGTAATAATCATGGTTactgtggatgttttgacaccaGGTCTGAAATAGCAGAGATATTACAGAATCGGGTTGGTGTGGAGGGCTGGTGTGTTGCCCCAACAGGCCCATTGCCACGGTGAACATGATCCCAAAAAACTGTCACAACGTGTCGTTGACTAATTGTGACAACAGTCTGAAGATAGGCTCCGCGTCCGAGTCCTCCGTCCCGTGCGTTGAGACTGTTGTTTTGCCCCGTGTCAGTCTGGCGTTCAGTCACACCTGCCCTCTAGTCTGCTGATGGATCCAGTCCGTGAACTTCACCACCTGTGTATAGACGCCGGGGCGGTTCTGCCTCGCGCAGCCTTCGCCCCAGCTCACGATCCCCGCCAGGAACCACCGCCTGCCGCGCTCCAGACACACGAGCGGGCCTCCCGAGTCGCCCTgaggccacagacacacacatataaacagaCTAAACACTAATTAACACCAGTCTGCCCTCGGAGCCAGTCTGTGCCCGAATTGTTCTTGCAGCTGAGGATTATTTGATGTCACATCAACATATTTCCAGATCCTCTGAAGTGAGGTTTCATCTCAAAAAAAGGTCAAGACGTACGATAGAAATCCAGTGACACAAAGCAACTCGAGTGTTACTAATATGTGTGATATGTCCATATGAGTCCCAAATCACCCCCTTGCTTACTCATTCACTCAACCCTATATGATGGACACACATTGGTCACGAGTTCACGCATCAGTGAGGAGTGAATTGAGATTTCAGACTCTCATTTTGCAGTAGAACCACGTTCCCTTGTCGTAATTTTGAGGACactaaagtatatatatatacacacaatatacTTACATATCATTTTATGTATCCAGTTTGCCTGTGCTGCACTAATTCATTcataaactctttttttttaatgaaatatcatCCTTTTCCGTAATCACTACCAGTTTATTTGTTGTCCCTCTGTGACtgttttcacagtttcacaacTGTTTCCAGTAAAAATCTGAAGGGCAAAAATCTGTCTTCAACCTTTCCTGTAAATCTGTTCAGTTTGCTGTGGAGCCGTGACTCCACATGCAGAGACGAGGCAAGGCAAAGCTGCGACGCTACTGTGTTCTCAGTGCACACGTGCTCTGCTGTGGTTTAGACCACAGAAGGGAACTAAATTGAGAAACTAAATTGAAATGTACTTCAATGACGCACGCTAAGCATTTTGTGGTTATGACAAAAGGTAAATTACGACACATTGTCAGCAACCCTGGGAGTGGGTTAACTGTATCTggtatacaaaaataaaattcctaCAGTAACACTCACCTGGCAGGCATCCACCCCTCCTTGCAAGTTCCCAGCGCACAGCATCCTGGGAGTTACGGCGTCGTCATACAGCTTGTTACAGGTGTTCCTGTTGATGACCTTCACGGAGGCCTCTTGCAGGCGAGAGGCCAGCTCACCTGCGGTAgatacaaacacagaaagggAACATTTTGGGATATTTGGGAGTTCAATTAAGACCATACAGTTTGTGATCTGGATCTTCAGTGTCCTCAGCTCTTACCGTCCTCCCTGAGGACCCCCCAGCCTGTGACATAGCAGCTGGTCCTCGTGGTGAAGGAGTGAGAGGAGGCGGGTACGCACACAGGCTGCACCAGGTCATTGAAGAAGACCGGAGCGCTGAGCTCCAGAAGGGCGATGTCGTAGTCGGAGGTGAACTGGTCGTACTGTGGGTGCAGGAGGATTCGCCTGATCGTTCTCGTGGCTGCTCCGTTGATCCCCATGGTCATCACGCGCATTCCCATCTGGGCCCGCCACGCACGGGCGTCTGAGTATCTGCAGACACAGCATGCATGAagagtgcaaacacacacacgcacacgcacacacacacacacacacacacacacacacacacacacacacacacacacacacacacacacacacacacacacacacacacacacaccgtttatAATTATGATGTCGAGGCTTTCCAGGCATCTACTCTTACTTAATGGCATCTGAGTCCTGGAAGCAGTGAGCTGCGGAAATGAGCCAGCGGCTGGAGACAAGCGTGGCTCCACAGACGTGGCCGTAGCGGTCCATCTGGAGGCTGACCTGCCATGGCCAGGAGCCCGCTCCGGCATCAGAGCCTCCCACAATCTTGGCACGCTTCCTGGGCCTGGTGCCACAACCTGcggagggagagacggacagGGAGACGAAAGCAACCACGTGAGAATTCCACTTCAGGAGGTCAGAGGAATTTCACTCCGTCTTGGGTGAGTGATACTCACCACAGCGCAGTTCATCAGAGCCGTCAAAACAGTCTTTTACCCCGTCACACTCGGGGTTGATCTTACCAACACACTTTCCGTTGGCACATTTGtaagaggacgaggagcagcCCTTAAAATCTACAGAGAATGATAGAAATATTTAGCCAAAAAGATCTAAAGGACATTTGAAAATAGGGATAACAATACAGTTAGTGAAATGGAAGTGGCTGATGTAATGACTGCTCACATGCTCTGGTACAATTGAGTTCATCACTGCGGTCTTTGCAGTCGGTGACACCATCGCAAACTGAAGACTTTGGCAGACACACCTTGTTGGGACACACGTGATAACATTTACTGCCTGACAGGAGGAAGCAGAATGAACATGAGATTTAAAACACAGTagagcacatgtacagtatgtgttacaTTAGCATTAGAGTGTCTGTGCTCACCACAGTCCCGCTCCTCACTGCTGTCGGGACAGGTGCTCTGACTGACACACTGGCTGCTTTGTGGCTTACACTGGCCGTTGCCACACATCACGTCCCCTGGCCTGCAGGATGCTACATGTGAACACATGcacaaggaaacacaaaaacacacacaaatctgaatCTGCCGCAAAGTTTGTGTCAAATCTGCAGATATGCAATAGATAAATAACTTTACAACATCTTGTTAGCCACATAAACTAATGAACAGGTTCAATTTTGATACTACAAGACCGGGTGGGACAAGTGTACAGCTCTCAGGCAGCAACACTTACAGCATTTAGCCTCGTCTCGTCCATCGGAGCAGTCTTTCACTCCATCACACACCTTCCTCAGAGGGATACAGCGGCCATTTCCACAGCGAAACTGTCGAGGACAAGCTGAAGAAAGACAGCAAGGAAACTAAATTGTTTAATtggtggttaaaaaaaatcttaacacTGCCATTGCAAAATCTCTTCGGTGGTGGAAAGCATCTGATTTTTCTTACTGCTCTCTGGGGAGAAGGCCCGGTAGAGCAAGTAGAAGCCCTTGTGAGTGAGCGATTCATCGGAGTggaagtggagggagagaggagacgagtaGACTCGCTTTTTGCTGCTGTCTGACACCGGTCGGCACAGTCTACAACGAGAGGAGCACATGCAGCCACAAAATGTATGCCCTAAACAATGATGAGATAAAACTCACTGACACTTTGAGTGAATGAGCAAATATTGAAACGGTGGTCTACATTTGACCGATCTGGATGAATTGCTGATCCTAACCCTCGTGCACCTTTGTAGCAACACAGTTCAGTTCCGTGACTCACTTGACCCCTCCGATGTCCAGCCAGTCTTTCTCACAGCCGTCTGATGATGGGGAATCCTGAATGTCCATCGTCACGATCGTCATTGAGATCAGGTATCCTGGCAACGGCGCCTGATAGAGAAAACCAAAGACGGCTGAAGTCTGCTGGAATGTGTGGACAGGCCAAATAAAAGAGGGACGATTCACTCGTTCAttctttacttttcattatgaccgtttctgacacacacacacatttacatgtatgtATGACACTCTTGTGGCTCACCCGTAGTGTCCAAGTGCAGTCTATATTAGGAGGGTAATAGGACGGGTAGTAGGGTGATGAAATGGAGCCGTTCCAAGAGGAAAGTGATCCTCCACAACCTGCAGGGGGAGATGGTGACAAAGATAAACCCACACAACAGCGCCGTGGTAACTTTGGttcaaatacatacagtacatttcatttttatttctgtcatgtCATTTGGTCCGATTGTGGGATTAGAAGATACCCGTAATTTACAATCATGTACATCTTCTTCAGTTATATACAAAACATGTGAAGAAGACAGACACatcaaaaaggaaatcaaaatgaAACGTTCTCTTATTCATCATATGCTAATCATTCCAAATAACTCACTCCAGCATGCAGGCAGTAACGCAGACATATCACACACGATTAGAATAAATCACTGCGACCTGCTTTTGGGATGGCCTGGAAGTACGCTTTGAAGAtcgctccatctctctgtcgGCTGAAGGAGAAAGTAACCAACATGACATTCCCAGATGATGTCAGCTTCATGACCGGAGACGAACCTGAGACAGGCAGCCCACACCACCTGAGACAGGTACATGGATTACGCATAACtacataaaaaaattgaaatcttgGAGAAACAgtgttgacctctgacacagACAAGTACGTCATGAGGacagtgttgatgttttcacaGTCAACGCCAAACAAAATAAGGCAATGGAATGTTCTTACCTGGCAATGATCTTGTTCTGTAAAGGAAGCAGGAAGTCGTAGGCCGAGAGCTTGTGGGCAGTGCAGCTTCCTGGCGTGGCGCCATGCAAGGTGAGGACGACGAGTCGAACTACGTGACCCGAGGGCACGCGCAGGCGCCACTGGTAGTACGGCTTCTTGGGACTCACGAGGCTCAGGGTGCGGTTGTAACCATATTTGGCATAAAGGTCAAAGGACATTGCTGCGAAAAGGGATGTGATGgaaggattttattttgtctgtgtaAATCACATTAAGTGTGCACAAACACTAATTACAGGAAAAATCAACATGGAGTGGCATAgtgacacacacatcaccagATATCTCATTCGATGTAAGTGAAGAATGCAGTTTCATAACTCGATCCAAAATCTGTTTAGTcatattttccttgaatttatCACCAATGAAGTCAAGTACACTTTGTCATATAGGCTTGTTAGTTTTAGGTAGAGCAGAAGAATGTACTCTCCTTTAATTTAAAGCAAATACCAAAAGACTAAATTCACT
This window of the Scophthalmus maximus strain ysfricsl-2021 chromosome 21, ASM2237912v1, whole genome shotgun sequence genome carries:
- the LOC118291146 gene encoding suppressor of tumorigenicity 14 protein homolog isoform X2; translated protein: MAIQRSCPERLQRRLPGNNKVQRESFNEQRYYMERDDDMLHLLGLDPDDFEAEEKSSGKIKNPNSIQSGKWQLGFQAMSFDLYAKYGYNRTLSLVSPKKPYYQWRLRVPSGHVVRLVVLTLHGATPGSCTAHKLSAYDFLLPLQNKIIARWCGLPVSGSSPVMKLTSSGNVMLVTFSFSRQRDGAIFKAYFQAIPKAGCGGSLSSWNGSISSPYYPSYYPPNIDCTWTLRAPLPGYLISMTIVTMDIQDSPSSDGCEKDWLDIGGVKLCRPVSDSSKKRVYSSPLSLHFHSDESLTHKGFYLLYRAFSPESTCPRQFRCGNGRCIPLRKVCDGVKDCSDGRDEAKCSSCRPGDVMCGNGQCKPQSSQCVSQSTCPDSSEERDCGSKCYHVCPNKVCLPKSSVCDGVTDCKDRSDELNCTRAYFKGCSSSSYKCANGKCVGKINPECDGVKDCFDGSDELRCGCGTRPRKRAKIVGGSDAGAGSWPWQVSLQMDRYGHVCGATLVSSRWLISAAHCFQDSDAIKYSDARAWRAQMGMRVMTMGINGAATRTIRRILLHPQYDQFTSDYDIALLELSAPVFFNDLVQPVCVPASSHSFTTRTSCYVTGWGVLREDGELASRLQEASVKVINRNTCNKLYDDAVTPRMLCAGNLQGGVDACQGDSGGPLVCLERGRRWFLAGIVSWGEGCARQNRPGVYTQVVKFTDWIHQQTRGQV
- the LOC118291146 gene encoding suppressor of tumorigenicity 14 protein homolog isoform X1, which translates into the protein MRTLPKSKTCEVYYVSGHGHSGCSAAQGAGPLKEPTQPLSPPTKPEDQAEQRAEGGRAPACGSWRRRMLRLLPFFPFTAAIALTLHYLTSPPSSVFFLGGSVEFPNLSFSSELTDSTSPQFGLQAQALNHYLSDLYESSPWSSYYLRSGITAFSEGVEGLNVFYWSKFSAPDNVAMAIQRSCPERLQRRLPGNNKVQRESFNEQRYYMERDDDMLHLLGLDPDDFEAEEKSSGKIKNPNSIQSGKWQLGFQAMSFDLYAKYGYNRTLSLVSPKKPYYQWRLRVPSGHVVRLVVLTLHGATPGSCTAHKLSAYDFLLPLQNKIIARWCGLPVSGSSPVMKLTSSGNVMLVTFSFSRQRDGAIFKAYFQAIPKAGCGGSLSSWNGSISSPYYPSYYPPNIDCTWTLRAPLPGYLISMTIVTMDIQDSPSSDGCEKDWLDIGGVKLCRPVSDSSKKRVYSSPLSLHFHSDESLTHKGFYLLYRAFSPESTCPRQFRCGNGRCIPLRKVCDGVKDCSDGRDEAKCSSCRPGDVMCGNGQCKPQSSQCVSQSTCPDSSEERDCGSKCYHVCPNKVCLPKSSVCDGVTDCKDRSDELNCTRAYFKGCSSSSYKCANGKCVGKINPECDGVKDCFDGSDELRCGCGTRPRKRAKIVGGSDAGAGSWPWQVSLQMDRYGHVCGATLVSSRWLISAAHCFQDSDAIKYSDARAWRAQMGMRVMTMGINGAATRTIRRILLHPQYDQFTSDYDIALLELSAPVFFNDLVQPVCVPASSHSFTTRTSCYVTGWGVLREDGELASRLQEASVKVINRNTCNKLYDDAVTPRMLCAGNLQGGVDACQGDSGGPLVCLERGRRWFLAGIVSWGEGCARQNRPGVYTQVVKFTDWIHQQTRGQV